GGCCCACGCGATCACCTTCGGACGCATAGATCAGGTTGACCACGCCATCGGGAAAGCCGGCCTGATGGGCGAGGGCGAACATTGCGCCAGCCACAAGCGGCGTCTGTTCAGCGGGCTTGAGCACGATTGTGCAGCCCGCAGCCAAGGCCGGCGAGATTTTGCGCGCCACCATGGAGGCCGGGAAATTCCATGGCGTGATCGTGCCAACAACGCCGATGGGCTGCTTGATCACTAGCATTCGGCGGTCTGTCGAGGGTGCCGAGATCGTCTCCCCATAGACGCGATTGGCCTCTTCGGCATACCATTGCAGATACGCCGCCGCATGCGATACCTCTGAAATGGCTTCGGCAAGCGGCTTGCCCATTTCCGCAGTCAGAATCGCGGCGAGATCGCCTGCATGGTCGATGATCAGCTGATGCCATCGCCAAAGAACGTCGCTACGTTCTCGGGCCGTCAACGCGGCCCATCCCGACTGCGCAACATAGGCCTTGTCTACCGCAGCACGTGTCTCCTCCACGCCCATATCGGGAAGCTCTGCCAAAACTTCGCCGGTCGACGGATTGACGACCTCGAACGTCTTATTGCCAACTGGTCTGCCGAGTGCCGGCAGGCGGTCGATGGCTCCAAACAGGTGCGGGGATTTCAGGCGACGGATCATCGGCAGGCACAGGGGCAATACCGGATTCCTCCTCAACGCAGCGAACATCCAGGTCGACGGGCCGTCAGTGTGTATTCTGCACCAGTGGGTTCGTCGTAGGGCCTCGGCAAAGCAGCTGGTAGACCACGCTAGCCCGATGAAAAGACAGCAGTTTCGTTAGTTTGAGTGCCCGCGGTTCATCAATTGATGGATTAAGCAGTCGGATGTTTGCTTCATCCACCATGCCTGCTGGTGGCGTGCGACTGAATTCTGCAAAAAGGCGGCATACATGCTGAGGAGCGCCATTTCGGCGAGAGGCCGCCGGACCGCCAATGCCGCGCAAGGTCGGCGAAAACGACTCCGCGCGTCTGCATGATCTGCTTGGCCCACGGGCCTCCAACGCTCTTCCCACGAGAAGCCCCGATGAAGAAGGAAGGTGTGATGAGTTTCTTTACTCATCCTTGCCGCCCAGCGGCGGGCCGACCACCAAAATGGCGGGCTCGGCCGAAAGCAGCTTTTTGGCCGCCGCCTTGACCTGTTTGAGCGTCACCCGACCGATGCTGCGGGCGCGACGCTGGTTGTAGTCGACGTCGGCCTTGTGAATCTGCAAATCCAGGAGCCGGTCTGCAATCGAGCGGGTCGAGCCCAGTTGGTCGATGGCATAGGCGCCGATCAGGTGCTTCTTCGCCGCCTTGAGCTCGGCCCCGGTCGGTCCTTGCTGCGCCATCTGCTTTACCACATCTCGCACGATGCTCAGTGTTTGGGCAGCGCAGTCCGAGCGTGTCTCTGTCGTAACCAGAAGCGAGTCAAGGGTTAGTTCAGAGCTGACGTGATAGGCAAGGCCGCGTTTTTGACGTACCTCCTCGTAAAGGCGGGAAGTCAAGTATGAGCCGCCAAGGATGTCGTTCAGCAGCACGGCCGCGTAGAAATCCGGCGCGCTAGGCTTCACGCCAGGCCAGGCCAACGTCAGCGAAGTCTGCGGCAGGTCGTAGTTCTCCTCCACCAGTTGACCGAGTTTCGGCGCGACATCGTAGACGGGGACGAGGGTTTGTTGCTCAGGCAAATCACCAAACAGCTGGTCAAGCCTTTCCCTCAACGTGTTCGCGTCAATGTCACCCACCACGGCAATATGGAGCCCGTCGCGAGCGAAAATGGCCTGGTGGAAGGCGCGGAGGTCGGACGGCGTGATGCCGGGGAGGCTCTCTTTTGTGCCTTCTCCCGGCCTTGAACAAGGATGCGCGCCATAGATCGCGCGCAGCCATTTGCGCTGAGCGATGGCGTTAGGGTCTCGCTCGCTGCCGACGATGCGGGAGACAATCTCGGCGCGGACGCGATCGATCGGCCCCTGCTCGAAGCGCGGCGCGTTCAGCGCGAGCCGAAGCAGGCCGAACGCCGCGTCCTGCTTTTTGGAAAGCATGCACATCGATCCGTAGATGTCGTCGCTTTGCGCGTCCAAACTCATTTCGGCGCCGGCATGGTCGAGCTTCACCTGGAAGGCACCGCTGTCGTAATGGCCAGCGCCTTCGATGAACAGGCCGGCCATCAGTTTGGCCATCCCCTCCTTCCCGACCGGGTCCTGCTTGGTGCCGCCCTTGAAGGCAAAGCCGATGTTGACGATTTCCACTGTGTGGTCCTCCACCAGCCAGGCGATGATGCCCTTTTCGGACTTCACCTCCTGGATGTTCATCGCAGCATGGGGCCGAGCGCCGAGCGTCATCTCTTGATTCTCCGTCTTGGGCAAGAGATAGCCCGTGGTCGAACGGTCGAACGCGAGATAGCGGGCGGCAACTGCTTTGATTTGCTCGGGGGTAACCTTGCGGATGCGATTCGGCCGTTCCTCGACATCCTTCACGGTACCGCCGGTGGCCAGCGTCGAGCCGTAGATGCTGGCGAGCCAGTCCAGGTTGTCTTCCGCAAAGATCATATTGAGCAAATAGTGGTCCTTGGCCTTGCCTAGTTCCTCGTTGCTGACACCATCCTCGGCAATGCGGGCAACTTCGGCAGCGGCCGCCGCTTCGAGATCAGCCAGCTTGGCATCGCCGCGCGGTGCGCCATAGATGGCGAACTTGGTGTCGTCGAGCACAGTGCCCTGGAAATAGACGCGGGCGCTGGAAGCGATACCTTGCTGGACAGCGAGCGCCTGGTAGAGCCGGCCGCGGTTACCGCCGCCGAGAATTTCGGCCAGCAGGTCGAGCGCTTCGGCCTCGCCCGGCTTGGCGGTGTGGTAGGACGGCACCACCCACTGCGTCGAAAAACTGGGCACGCTGACGCGGGCGTCTGAGAGCGTGACGGTGCGCCTGGTGTTCTGCTCGGGCTCAACCGGCCGGATGCGCGGCGGCAGGTCAGGTCCGCGCGCCACCTTGCCATAGGTCTTTTCGGCCAGCGCCCGCACCGTGTCCGGTTCGACATCGCCGGCCACGATCAGCACGGAGTTGTTGGGCCAGTAGTACTTTTCATAGAAGACGGTGGCGTCGACGCGGTTCAGCTGCTCGATCTCCTGCATCCAGCCGATGATCGGGATGCGATAGGGGTGGTTCTGCCACAGCGTCGCGTCGATCTCCTCATGGAGAACGTCCTGCGGGTTGGTGTCGGTGCTTGAGCGGCGCTCCTCGATGACCACATCGCGCTCGGTCTTGACGACATCGTCGGTCAGGATGAGGTTTCGCATTCGGTCGGCCTCGAAGCTCATCATCAGCTCGAGCGCCGACGGCGCCACTGTCTGATAGAAGGCGGTGTAGTCGGAGGAGGTGAAGGCGTTGTTGGAGCCGCCGATCTCGAACACTGCGCGGTCGAATTCGCCGCCCGCATGGTTGGTCGTCGCCTTGAACATCAGATGCTCGAAGAAATGGGCGATGCCGGATTTGCCCGGCGGCTCGTCGGCGCTGCCGATCTTGTACCACACCATGTGGGTGACGATCGGCGCCCGGTGGTTGGGAATGACGACCACCTCCATGCCGTTGTCGAGCACGAAATCCCTCGCCTTGCCGTCCTCCCATGCGACGGGGATCGGAGCCGGCCCCGCGCCGACCAACTCGGACGCAACGGACGTCCTGCGAAGCCCATGAGTGCGGGGCTTGCTTGGTAGTTCTGGTAGGGAGAGTGGGGTTATGGGCTGCGTTCCTGGCAAAGTGATCTGTTCCTCATTTTGAAGGATCTATGTCTCCCGAACGCCTATTGGGAGAAAGTGGATCGGCACGCGACGCCGAGCCACATGAGCCGTCAGCGTGTTGCTGGGCCTGACGCGAGCCTCATCTTTGGATGCGTCCGGGAAACTTTCGGCATGGTGAGGCCATGGGAAGTCTGCTCGTTATCCATTGGGTGTTTGCGGATACCTGAGCATGCCCCGTGCCAAGTAAGAAAGCCCCGATTCGCAAGGTTTGATCCAACCTTGATACTTGCGATATCCGACATTGTCGGGCATCCGACAGAAAGCGCCTTTCGCCGGCGCGCCGGCTATGACGCTCGCCTCCTCCGGCGTGACGACGATCCTTTGGCGGGCGCCGCGCACACCGATCTGCCCGCCTATCAGCACCGCGACATCGAAGGACAGCGCGATCGTGACTGGATGGGTCTTACGCAAACATGCAGCAGTGCCACCGCGATCAGGACTTCATCCGCCCCACAAAGACCCGAGCGCGAGGGACGACGTGTAAGGCTAATGATGCCGCGCATAAAGAGGTAAGGTCCCTCGTCGTACCGGCGAGCCCCTTCGCTGGGTCTCGCGAGGGTCTGGTTTGCGAACGTCGACCGACAGCATCACGGCATGGGCGGCCCCATCGGTAGGCAAGCATTGACCGTGCCATCAGCGTTGAGGCAGCGCAGAGCCCAATTTCCCGGTGCCAGCCGGTACGTTGGAGCTTCAACTGTGGCCAGCCAAGCGGGCCGAGGCCGTGAAACTCCTGATACCCTGGACCGTCCGGATTGCAACGCACGACGCCTTGGTCTCGCGCCAACGTCCATTGACGCTCAGCGAAGCATCATGCGGACGAGCTGGGAAAGCTTGGCCGGGCCGGCGCCTTCCCAGGCGCATGGGACGCGCGACGACCCATGTGGACCTTGGATTTCACTACGCACTTACGCTGCTTTGGCCTTGTCAGCAGCCTGAGCATAAAGCGTGCTCAGCTTTCAGGGCGAGCCTCTTTCATGTTGATAGCATCTGTCGTCATTCAGGATCGCCCCATTTTCGCATGCCGCTTGCAGCTTTCAGACTGTTGTCAGCCAGGGCCGCCATAAAGGGTCTCGTTTAACGCATTCGGGAGGCTTCATCACTCGACCACATTAATTTCGGGCGGTTCGCCGGCGCTCCGAATGGCACTTAACACCAGATCCTCTCCAAACCCGTGATGATCCAAGAGGAAAACGAAAAATCCCTAAATCATAAAAAAGCACCGATACGGTCGGCTCCAGGCTGATGAAATTGCGGTCTCACTGGCCACGCACGATACTTGCGATGGCGATGGCCATTGCAAAGGCCGGTCAAGCACCCAAGACGCTGACAAGCACGCCTCCGACCAAAGCTCGATCGTTGGCAGCCTTTCTAGCCGTATACTTGGGGCATTTTGGGACGGCGATCCGGACGCCGATTAAAACCTGCCGGTCGTCTAAATGGAATGGTTGGTCCGGGTCCTTACTGGACCCCGCCAACCCGATCGGGCCGGCGCACAGGGGCACCCAGACAATTGGACACGTCGCCTTTGCGCGGCGGCTTGCACTTTCTCGGATGGCCTTTTTTCTCCCCGGGCGAAATCGAGCGAGCGGTGAGGCGGAGCCTTCGATTTTGCCGATCATGTCGTGTCGCTTCGATCGAACTGCTCAGACGATGATAGCGGCATTGATTGCCGCGGCCGAAATGCGTTGTGTGAAGTACGATTTCTACGCCGTATACATACTGCCGTACAGTTCGCCCTGTCAGCAGCCTTGCCAGCAATCCGCCCTGTGTCCAACTGTCGTCGAATTCACCGGTGTCATTGAGGAATTCGTATGATCGCCTCGAAACCATCATTGCGACCGCGGGCGGGCGACGCAAGCTCTAGACTGCCACCGATCCGCTGGATAACCATGTTAGCGATATGTAGACCAAGGCCTGAGCCCGCAGCAGGAGTAGCACCACGACTAAATCGCTTTGTAAGCCCTTCGAGGTCGGGGAGGGGCACCACCGGTCCGGCGTTTGCAATAGCGATGGTTCCATCAGTTTGGACGGAAACTGTTGTCGGAACAGTGGGCAGTCCATGTATCAGCGCATTCTCGATCAGGTTACGAAGGAGGATCCCAAACGCATCGACATCCACTTTGCGCATCAAAGTGGTGCAGCCGTCGACGTTAAGATGCAGGCGTCCGGCATATTGCGGCTTTTTCCTCAGGTCGTCGATTTCCAGCCGAACCGATCGGACAAGATCGATCGCGTGATCCGCCATGCCAACCCCCGATTCGGCTTGAGCGAGCTGAAGCACTTTTTCGACAAGGCGGCCAAGGCTCGACAGCGCTTGCTCGATGCCGCGCGCACGCATTTTGGCCGACCCATTGGGAAGCTCGGCCACTAATCTCTGCATCTGAGCGATTGAACCTGCGATCGGCGTGCGCAGTTCATGCGCACTGTTTGCGGCGAACTCGCGTTCGGCCTCGAGAGCCGCCCGCAGACGATCGAGAAGCCGATTGACGGATGCCGCGATTGGAGCCAACTCTGCCGGGAAATCGCCCAAGTCCATTGGTGACAGATTGCCGCCGTCGCGCGATCCGATCTGCTGTCGCAGTACCTCGATTGGCCGCAGCGAGCGCCGGATCACGATCCACCAAACAGCTAAGCTAAAGGGCAGGAGCACGAGTGTCGGAAGGAAGACAAAAAGTGCGCCCTTCGCGATTGTGGTACGGCGGCCATCAAGCGGTTCGGCCAACTGATGATACACGCCGTCTTGGATCTCCTCTGTGTAGACGCGGTAATCAGCGTTTCCCCAAAAGCCGTTACTCAGGGGAGCATCAGGGAAGGGCTGCTGACCCTCTTCCGGTTCGGAAATAAGCACTACCCCGTACTTATTAATAACCTGCTCACGATAGGTCCAGTACTTTTTATAAGTTGGCAAGTGGTTATTGTATTGATCAACGTGTTTTCCATTCAAGACCTTGATCAGCTCTGGTTCTCTGTACTCTGCGCTCGCCTGGAGCAAGTCATCCGAACTTTCGTTTACATTATTGCAAAAAATGAACGCAGCAATGGTTGGGGCGGCGATCCAAACCAGGAGCGTTGCCCCGCCTAACCACGATATCAGCTTTCTCGTCATGCTGTTCGAGTTCGTCATGTGACCACGAGCCTGTATCCGGAGCCACGCACGGTTGCTATTCTATCCCCGCCGATCTTCTTGCGGAGCCGGCTGACATAAACCTCCACTGTGTTGCTCTCGAACTCCGAATTGAATGAATAAAGCGCGTGCTCGATCCTCCCCTTTGAAACGACCGAACCGGGCCGGCGTAGAAGGCAGTCGAGCACCGCCCATTCGCGTCCAGACAGGTGGACCTCCTGCCCGTCGCGGAAGAGGCGTCGCTCGGCTGCCTGTATGGAAAGCGTCCCAACCGAAAATTGCGGCTCCGGAAAATGCCCTTGGCGACGTGCCACTGCACGGATGCGTGCCGAGAGTTCCCCCAGATCGAACGGCTTGACCAAATAGTCGTCGGCGCCAGCGTTGAGCCCCTCGATGCGGTGCGAAATCCGATCGCGGGCTGTCAGAATGATGACCGGCGTTGTATCAAGCCCCTTGATCAGCTCCCGCAGATAGTCGATGCCATTGCCGTCCGGCAGGTGAACGTCGAGCAAAATAACGTCGTAGCCGGCCACAGCTGCATGACCGCGCGCTCCGGACAGGCCCTCGGCCCAGTCGACCGCGTGGCCACCAGCCACCAAATGATCGTGCACAGCACTTCTAAGGTCGTCGTCGTCTTCAATGAGCAGTATTCGCATCAGGCTGCCGAGCTCCGGTATGAGGGCAAGGCTCCTGCCTTATTGATCGAAGCTGACAGTAGGCTGAACCGGCGCCAGCGAATATCTGGGGGCTTTCAGGCTGCTGTCAGCTACAATTGCAAGAAAGGGGTCGTTAACAAAGCCAAACGAAGAGGCCTTATGAAACCCCTCCTGATCTCGGCACTTTTGCTCAATGTGACCACCGGCGGCTGTACACTGGTTGGCGGGCAATTCGACGTGGCGGTCAACGAATGGCAGCCGCGCCACGCGTCAATGTCCAGGCTTGAAACTGACAGGTGTCTTAAATACGAGGGCACCGTAGCGG
This region of Mesorhizobium sp. M2A.F.Ca.ET.046.03.2.1 genomic DNA includes:
- a CDS encoding pitrilysin family protein, encoding MTLGARPHAAMNIQEVKSEKGIIAWLVEDHTVEIVNIGFAFKGGTKQDPVGKEGMAKLMAGLFIEGAGHYDSGAFQVKLDHAGAEMSLDAQSDDIYGSMCMLSKKQDAAFGLLRLALNAPRFEQGPIDRVRAEIVSRIVGSERDPNAIAQRKWLRAIYGAHPCSRPGEGTKESLPGITPSDLRAFHQAIFARDGLHIAVVGDIDANTLRERLDQLFGDLPEQQTLVPVYDVAPKLGQLVEENYDLPQTSLTLAWPGVKPSAPDFYAAVLLNDILGGSYLTSRLYEEVRQKRGLAYHVSSELTLDSLLVTTETRSDCAAQTLSIVRDVVKQMAQQGPTGAELKAAKKHLIGAYAIDQLGSTRSIADRLLDLQIHKADVDYNQRRARSIGRVTLKQVKAAAKKLLSAEPAILVVGPPLGGKDE
- a CDS encoding HAMP domain-containing sensor histidine kinase, translating into MTNSNSMTRKLISWLGGATLLVWIAAPTIAAFIFCNNVNESSDDLLQASAEYREPELIKVLNGKHVDQYNNHLPTYKKYWTYREQVINKYGVVLISEPEEGQQPFPDAPLSNGFWGNADYRVYTEEIQDGVYHQLAEPLDGRRTTIAKGALFVFLPTLVLLPFSLAVWWIVIRRSLRPIEVLRQQIGSRDGGNLSPMDLGDFPAELAPIAASVNRLLDRLRAALEAEREFAANSAHELRTPIAGSIAQMQRLVAELPNGSAKMRARGIEQALSSLGRLVEKVLQLAQAESGVGMADHAIDLVRSVRLEIDDLRKKPQYAGRLHLNVDGCTTLMRKVDVDAFGILLRNLIENALIHGLPTVPTTVSVQTDGTIAIANAGPVVPLPDLEGLTKRFSRGATPAAGSGLGLHIANMVIQRIGGSLELASPARGRNDGFEAIIRIPQ
- a CDS encoding response regulator transcription factor; this translates as MRILLIEDDDDLRSAVHDHLVAGGHAVDWAEGLSGARGHAAVAGYDVILLDVHLPDGNGIDYLRELIKGLDTTPVIILTARDRISHRIEGLNAGADDYLVKPFDLGELSARIRAVARRQGHFPEPQFSVGTLSIQAAERRLFRDGQEVHLSGREWAVLDCLLRRPGSVVSKGRIEHALYSFNSEFESNTVEVYVSRLRKKIGGDRIATVRGSGYRLVVT